From a single Pyxicephalus adspersus chromosome 11, UCB_Pads_2.0, whole genome shotgun sequence genomic region:
- the SPEN gene encoding msx2-interacting protein isoform X1, with translation MALILYSEIEFAQAAVKETKGRKIGGNTVKVDFANQESQLAFYGSMESSGQDIRDIYEIISERRGDDTRRGSYHEFTSTERTYYDSVRTTGTYQEDSRRDYPARSREFYQEWESYPTELYETRYYDESREYRDYRDPYEQDIREYSYRQRERERERERFETDRERDGERRQVERSQSPARSRRPQSPAGSPSQSERITSDPERRIYSRSSDRSGSCSSVSPSRFDKLDKARAERYIKSDKLDKEHTFDSERSDKDKRLLRKERTDKLEKDKTDRAKRKSKNHSTSSQSSETDQDNEKEPSMEKQKGSSKLLAREKNDKDSKNRLDLMPCVVLTRVNEKEGKVFDPPGLEKATKTKTDSESMKSPSLDQKAQILRLEQSKFEQMKAESRSKVPKDKLLSSHVEVVDKESKQKLKKHLKPEPPTEGASTADLDKLEARKRRFADANLKCERQKLDVRRNNADEDDLRLSSRKQLDPASSRDFPVLREGEFDRKGSRKDILKRDSRKSKSERLFNISSPKDGQDHSLSARSNSDLQLRLVEPVDEQFDSPDASSKKINFMKNLQRHAQMGEESDKDSSKDDRKAYANLLREGMGLERSETEEKLAIDIDYTQSYRKQMEQNRKLKQQMELEILKSEKFGSPSKEAEEYERRSLVHEVGKPPQDVTDDSPPSKKKKTDHLDFEVTKPERHYRSSRQISDESERTCSPSVRPFAFTEEDFTIGSPRLMPVKELKESPQVDEKNMFPNLSLKDEPYKLSSSDSIKKEHVSDIAKAKFTAVSPEEEYGRWESQIKQESNRMDISFPSNIIKRESIRKRSKDLEPGEVPSDSDEDSDQKSVSPKVSSILDGSRFSFLLRDGDDKRDKEERLSGSLERHRFLDKTITPDTKALLERAKSLSSSREENWSFLEWDSKLASFRSNKEREKVDSAPRPIPSWYMKKKKIKTDSDGKSDDKKEDHKEEEQEKQELFASRFLHSSIFEQDSKRLQHLERKDEDNDLGILRPYGRQLSSDGISSSLDLVQEPVVLFHSRFVELTRMQQKEKEKEQRPKEQEKLEEKENQPKTPETVPEIKERENKSPVSIVPTPAPPLPQPEPIAPPPEKIFVEKIPSPPTIPPVEEKPAEPCEPVPEETCSPKFVAPVTPPPMPVPPPLPVETDQTIDETSETLAVPPVPEELPVVENATFLDTKPPTPGASFSEVNADPVTEIKPVTPTSSPTKADDKIEEVEAFEESSPVFSGTETDVCEKNKTVEEAEPLISENDLEAEIPITAKNKKTPKGKRSSTADKPATRKSVRIDREKRNRSTSPRVEPPKHLETKAEHDRSSRSTAKSPSTVPEPEVSELSLPVSRTRRNVRSVYATTSDNDGPSCKESADAPRSTRKRSEKDVQETPVPLPSTPRRGRPPKVRKKVVGDVSPIKAEVIKQDTEDTESKEENAKPTEGWRSPRSQKSSQSHSPLSSNHHGKKGKGEAMSQSVESSAEWNEECLETTATEDECKPKLAKEEISEVKHELKDVEMDKIPIETPSTDQAEKKISLEKGSKSKVGRPKNPKGLPRLRNVEIRLNPDEVRGALRPHEDGEPMVISPVKIKSPQKEDNLTPPFTKPEETCFSETPEKESPKEPKISPEEAQLARQIELEQAVENIEKITETSVIPSYKEPQSGEVAEARPEEDGDKPAHQASETELAAAIGSIICDISTDAESFPPAPPYPPEGEAEPPAVPAPPQSEDLEPETNQAVSRLLQDSSTPSTESVPPVPSVPSTQTDPEVDKEQSFCESSSNVREPERLPEAESLPKRTRGRAASKKKRRTSKKSETVESNVFVHESIQGKSPRAEEKIPDEEPKEQPEEIPVAPSPEKHNLDTSLNSSSDAVSKDGDEEFKDEDRPESGNVCDSPQPLFIDDVSQSSFNLRSSTESAPVTPPSITTPPALPATPGKTAPSSSLPHSSPAILPDWMVRHDENTAVSTPPPALPPDTKASDVDTSSSTLRKILMEPKYVSSPVNTPSIVTAAIPEPVSVSHVEEPTHPQVEAIKPVSEEKSAVPLTNTVVPPAAEAPVFQDKATIVTPKATSVISRMPHSFDHDDLPRITLAKHSAPHQPAPPCIPSQKSKPRQNTNDSRACLKQTMTVIEDRPAETGPSPGLRVNTSQGVMLLSYSGQKTEGPQRISAKISQIPPASAVDIEIQQSVSKTQIKQEPLQPSPIMPKGPQTPANYQPYNASPVISTIKQERSCLEKPESSHISLPNSSSQPSAVKVLTQNSAPVLMHSQMLSGQIVSSGKKISDIKVEPKGLQSTNMSPHHSSLSVKIKTEANHVGSGSSASSDRALPHLNIKQEPHSPCTTGHSSPFSRSCHPSVTASPALTSNPSVMLAPGLPVPPYIPSMHQEQTVIMPPHSVTQSVSLGHLSQGDVRINTPPLPGMQYSLRPEALHSPRAAIQPQMDVRPQRSNTPQPAPIRDMVLPTMSSQHGADEDMHYHHPVSRGPSHVQSDVLVMQPEYRMPGSGMRLDPYSVPQDVIMPRDVRIRMHSHISAVGDHHQENRQSRTPEGPVKTPPASKTPQPVKELAKQPDVKMPHSQHNEARMLSGLNLSQPVVVPHGVPLMHPSGSSFHDYRPVYTDICSYHPAAQLSHTPFSAASPIGLQSRSMTPSQVGPDGELSHSNPPGRKTPQVNQDPKVAQSSVGEQAHHAAISRHPGQIESHIQHLQRAAVDTSRETSYPSPVTINMKQDLPSPHQSQKQASFMSSSAAALSRSEVPKQEPPQRSVDMVQLLTKYPIVWQGLLALKNDTAAVQLHFVSGNNVLAHRSLPAPEGGPPLRIAQRMRLEATQLEGVARRMMVESDYCLLLALPCGRDQEDVVNQTESLKAAFITYLQAKQAAGIINVPNPGSNQPAYVLQIFPPCEFSESHLSRLAPDLLASISNISPHLMIVIALA, from the exons GTGGACTTTGCTAACCAGGAAAGTCAGTTAGCGTTCTATGGCTCAATGGAATCATCGGGACAGGATATACGGGATATCTATGAAATCATATCGGAGAGAAG AGGTGATGATACACGACGGGGATCTTACCATGAGTTCACTTCTACAGAGAGGACTTACTACGACAGCGTCCGCACAACAGGAACTTACCAGGAAGACTCAAGAAGAGACTATCCAGCTCGGAGCAGAGAGTTCTACCAAGAATGGGAGTCATACCCAACAGAATTATATGAGACGCGTTATTATGACGAGTCGAGAGAATATAGGGACTACAGGGATCCATATGAACAGGATATACGGGAATACAGTTATCGACAAAGAGAAAGGGAGCGAGAGCGGGAACGGTTTGAAACGGACCGAGAGAGAGACGGTGAACGAAGGCAGGTAGAGAGAAGCCAAAGCCCAGCACGATCAAGAAGACCTCAAAGTCCTGCAGGATCCCCATCGCAATCTGAGCGGATTACAAGCGACCCAGAGCGCAGAATCTATAGCCGCTCCTCTGATCGTAGCGGGAGCTGCAGTTCAGTTTCTCCTTCCAGATTTGACAAACTTGACAAAGCCAGGGCTGAGCGCTACATCAAAAGCGATAAACTCGACAAAGAGCATACATTTGACTCTGAAAGATCTGATAAAGATAAACGTCTGTTACGGAAGGAAAGGACTGATAAACTTGAAAAAGATAAAACGGATAGAGCCAAGCGAAAGTCCAAGAACCATTCGACAAGTTCACAGTCTTCAGAAACTGATCAGGATAATGAAAAGGAGCCAAGTATGGAGAAGCAAAAAGGGAGCAGCAAGCTGCTGGCCAGAGAAAAGAATGACAAGGACTCCAAAAACCGGTTGGATCTCATGCCTTGTGTGGTCCTTACTCGTGTGAATGAAAAGGAAGGGAAAGTTTTTGATCCTCCTGGTTTGGAAAAAGCCACCAAGACTAAGACAGACAGTGAATCCATGAAGTCACCATCATTGGATCAGAAGGCCCAGATATTACGTCTTGAGCAGTCCAAATTTGAACAAATGAAAGCTGAATCGAGAAGTAAGGTGCCAAAAGACAAACTCCTCTCCAGCCATGTTGAAGTTGTTGATAAAGAAAGCAAACAGAAACTAAAGAAGCACTTAAAGCCAGAACCTCCTACTGAAGGCGCATCTACTGCAGATTTGGACAAGTTAGAAGCTCGTAAAAGGAGGTTTGCTGATGCAAATTTAAAATGCGAACGACAAAAACTTGACGTTCGCCGAAACAACGCAGATGAGGATGACCTGCGGTTGAGTTCAAGGAAGCAGTTAGATCCTGCATCTTCAAGAGATTTCCCTGTGCTTCGGGAAGGGGAATTTGATAGAAAAGGCTCAAGGAAGGATATTTTGAAAAGGGATAGCAGAAAAAGTAAATCTGAAAGACTTTTTAATATCAGTAGCCCTAAAGATGGCCAAGACCACAGCCTTTCTGCTCGCTCTAACTCTGATCTACAGTTGCGTTTAGTAGAGCCGGTAGATGAACAGTTTGACTCCCCTGATGCCTCCAGTAAAAAGATAAACTTCATGAAGAATCTTCAAAGGCATGCGCAAATGGGAGAAGAATCGGATAAAGATTCCTCGAAAGATGATAGAAAAGCTTATGCCAATCTCTTGAGAGAAGGGATGGGCTTAGAAAGGTCAGAAACTGAAGAAAAGCTTGCAATTGATATCGATTACACACAGAGCTACCGAAAACAGATGGAACAGAACCGCAAACTAAAGCAGCAGATGGAGCTGGAGATACTGAAATCTGAAAAGTTTGGCAGTCCCAGCAAAGAAGCCGAGGAGTACGAAAGACGGAGTCTCGTGCATGAAGTGGGTAAACCTCCACAGGACGTCACAGATGATTCTccaccaagcaaaaaaaaaaagactgaccaCCTGGACTTCGAAGTTACTAAACCTGAAAGACATTACAGGAGCTCCCGACAAATAAGCGACGAATCGGAAAGAACTTGTTCGCCAAGCGTTCGTCCTTTTGCATTTACCGAGGAAGACTTTACTATTGGCTCACCGCGGTTAATGCCGGTCAAAGAACTCAAGGAGTCTCCTCAAGTGGATGAGAAAAACATGTTTCCGAATTTGAGTCTTAAAGATGAACCTTATAAACTGTCATCTAGTGACTCGATTAAAAAGGAGCACGTTAGTGATATTGCCAAAGCTAAATTTACCGCTGTGAGCCCTGAAGAAGAGTATGGCAGATGGGAAAGCCAAATTAAGCAGGAGAGCAACAGAATGGATATTAGCTTTCCTAGCAACATTATAAAAAGAGAAAGCATCCGTAAACGCTCCAAGGACCTGGAACCTGGGGAGGTTCCTTCAGACTCTGATGAAGATAGTGATCAAAAATCAGTTTCACCTAAAGTGTCTTCAATTCTAGATGGTTcgagattttcttttttactgcgAGATGGAGATGATAAACGAGACAAGGAGGAGAGGCTGTCTGGCTCTCTAGAAAGACACCGCTTTTTGGATAAGACGATTACTCCGGATACAAAAGCCTTGCTTGAACGAGCCAAATCGCTTTCCTCTTCCCGGGAAGAGAATTGGTCATTTTTGGAATGGGACTCCAAGCTTGCCAGCTTCCGCAGCAATAAGGAGAGGGAGAAAGTTGATTCAGCACCAAGACCCATACCATCCTGGtatatgaagaagaaaaagatcaAGACTGATTCCGATGGGAAATCAGATGATAAAAAAGAAGATCACAAGGAAGAGGAACAGGAAAAGCAGGAGCTGTTTGCCTCTCGGTTTCTACATAGCTCTATCTTTGAACAAGACTCGAAACGTTTGCAACACCTAGAGAGGAAAGATGAAGATAATGATTTGGGCATTTTACGTCCCTACGGGAGGCAGCTTTCTTCCGATGGCATCAGCAGCTCTTTGGATCTTGTTCAGGAACCGGTTGTATTGTTTCATAGTAGATTTGTTGAACTGACGAGGATGCagcagaaagagaaagaaaaagagcaaAGACCCAAAGAGCAAGAAAAGCTTGAGGAAAAGGAAAATCAGCCAAAGACACCTGAGACTGTTCCTGAAATCAAAGAACGAGAGAATAAGTCACCTGTTTCTATCGTGCCAACACCAGCACCACCACTTCCTCAGCCAGAACCTATTGCACCCCCTCctgagaaaatatttgttgaaaaaattccATCACCGCCTACTATTCCACCAGTAGAAGAGAAGCCAGCTGAGCCTTGTGAACCAGTTCCTGAGGAAACTTGTTCTCCAAAATTTGTGGCCCCAGTTACTCCTCCTCCTATGCCTGTCCCTCCACCTTTACCAGTGGAAACCGATCAAACTATTGATGAGACAAGTGAAACGCTGGCTGTCCCTCCAGTTCCTGAAGAGCTACCAGTTGTGGAGAATGCTACATTTCTAGATACAAAGCCACCAACACCCGGTGCTTCTTTTTCAGAAGTCAATGCTGATCCTGTCACAGAAATAAAGCCAGTGACTCCAACATCCTCCCCTACCAAGGCTGATGACAAGATTGAAGAAGTTGAGGCCTTTGAAGAAAGCTCCCCGGTGTTTTCAGGTACAGAAACAGATGTATGTGAAAAGAACAAAACTGTAGAAGAAGCGGAGCCACTCATTTCTGAAAATGATTTGGAAGCAGAAATTCCCATCACAGCAAAGAATAAGAAAACACCTAAAGGTAAAAGATCTAGCACCGCAGATAAACCAGCAACAAGGAAAAGTGTCAGGATTGACCGTGAGAAACGCAATCGCTCCACTTCTCCTCGTGTTGAGCCCCCAAAGCATTTGGAAACTAAAGCTGAACATGATAGAAGTTCAAGAAGTACAGCGAAGTCTCCAAGCACTGTTCCAGAACCTGAAGTGTCAGAGTTGAGTTTGCCTGTATCCCGAACACGCAGAAATGTCAGATCTGTCTATGCTACCACTAGTGATAACGATGGACCTTCTTGTAAAGAATCTGCTGATGCTCCTCGATCTACTCGGAAGAGATCAGAAAAAGATGTTCAGGAGACTCCTGTTCCTTTACCCAGCACACCGAGGAGAGGCCGACCACCCAAAGTCCGCAAGAAAGTAGTTGGAGATGTGTCCCCTATTAAAGCTGAAGTAATAAAACAAGATACAGAAGATACTGAAAGCAAAGAGGAGAATGCAAAACCCACTGAAGGATGGCGCTCTCCACGCTCTCAAAAATCCTCACAGAGCCATTCTCCTCTGTCTAGCAACCATCATGGTAAGAAGGGTAAAGGAGAAGCCATGTCCCAGTCAGTAGAGTCCTCGGCAGAATGGAACGAAGAATGCCTGGAAACCACTGCCACTGAAGACGAGTGCAAGCCAAAGCTAGCTAAAGAGGAAATATCTGAAGTTAAACATGAGCTAAAAGATGTAGAGATGGATAAAATTCCCATAGAAACCCCTTCTACTGATCAGGCGGAAAAGAAAATATCTTTAGAAAAAGGGTCAAAATCAAAAGTCGGACGGCCTAAAAATCCAAAGGGGCTTCCACGCTTGAGAAATGTGGAGATTCGCCTTAACCCTGACGAAGTGAGAGGTGCTTTGAGACCACATGAGGACGGTGAGCCGATGGTGATATCACCTGTCAAGATCAAAAGCCCTCAGAAGGAAGATAATTTAACTCCTCCTTTTACAAAACCTGAAGAAACTTGCTTTTCAGAAACACCTGAAAAAGAATCTCCAAAAGAACCCAAAATTTCACCTGAAGAGGCACAGCTGGCAAGACAGATAGAGCTGGAACAAGCTGTGGAGAACATTGAGAAAATAACAGAAACATCGGTCATTCCATCTTATAAAGAACCCCAAAGCGGAGAGGTTGCTGAAGCTCGTCCTGAAGAAGACGGCGATAAACCTGCACACCAGGCCAGTGAGACGGAACTGGCTGCAGCCATTGGCTCCATCATTTGTGACATTTCTACAGATGCTGAAAGTTTTCCTCCAGCTCCACCATATCCACCTGAAGGAGAAGCTGAGCCTCCTGCTGTCCCAGCTCCTCCACAGTCCGAAGACTTGGAGCCGGAGACCAATCAGGCAGTCAGTCGTCTTCTACAAGATTCCAGTACTCCTAGCACTGAAAGTGTTCCCCCTGTTCCCTCTGTTCCCTCAACTCAGACTGATCCTGAAGTAGACAAAGAACAGAGTTTTTGTGAGTCTTCAAGCAATGTTAGAGAGCCGGAGCGTTTGCCAGAAGCAGAGTCGCTTCCGAAGAGAACTCGAGGTCGGGCAGCTTCAAAGAAAAAGCGAAGAACTAGCAAAAAAAGCGAAACGGTGGAGAGCAATGTGTTTGTTCATGAAAGTATTCAAGGCAAATCTCCAAGGGCAGAGGAAAAGATCCCAGATGAAGAACCAAAGGAACAGCCTGAAGAAATTCCTGTGGCGCCCAGCCCCGAGAAGCACAATCTAGACACGAGCCTGAATTCCTCATCGGACGCCGTCTCCAAGGATGGCGATGAAGAATTTAAAGATGAAGACAGACCAGAGTCTGGTAATGTTTGTGATTCACCTCAGCCACTTTTTATCGATGATGTCAGTCAGAGCAGCTTCAATCTTCGCTCGAGTACTGAAAGTGCCCCGGTTACTCCCCCCAGCATTACCACCCCTCCAGCTTTGCCTGCAACTCCAGGAAAGACTGCGCCATCATCTTCTCTTCCACATTCATCACCAGCCATCTTACCTGACTGGATGGTAAGGCATGATGAAAATACAGCCGTATCTACTCCCCCTCCTGCTTTACCCCCAGATACCAAGGCCTCTGATGTTGATACCAGTTCAAGCACCTTAAGAAAGATATTAATGGAGCCCAAATATGTCTCTTCACCCGTTAATACTCCTAGTATTGTTACTGCTGCCATCCCTGAACCTGTGTCTGTTTCGCATGTTGAAGAACCTACTCATCCTCAAGTTGAAGCAATCAAGCCAGTTTCAGAAGAAAAATCAGCAGTTCCGCTCACTAACACAGTAGTCCCACCAGCAGCCGAGGCCCCGGTTTTTCAGGATAAAGCCACCATTGTGACCCCCAAGGCCACCTCTGTCATTAGTAGGATGCCACACAGCTTCGACCATGATGATTTGCCAAGAATCACACTGGCAAAACATTCTGCACCACACCAGCCAGCTCCACCATGTATACCATCTCAGAAGAGCAAACCGAGGCAGAACACAAACGACAGCCGTGCCTGCTTGAAGCAAACCATGACCGTTATAGAAGATCGGCCAGCAGAAACAGGGCCTAGCCCTGGCCTGAGGGTGAACACGTCACAAGGGGTAATGCTTCTCAGTTACTCTGGCCAAAAGACGGAGGGCCCGCAGCGGATAAGTGCAAAGATTAGCCAGATCCCTCCCGCCAGTGCCGTGGACATTGAGATACAACAGTCCGTGTCAAAGACTCAGATTAAACAGGAACCGCTTCAGCCATCTCCTATCATGCCAAAAGGACCGCAGACACCGGCAAATTACCAACCCTACAACGCATCCCCGGTTATCTCCACCATCAAACAAGAACGTTCTTGTTTGGAGAAGCCTGAATCAAGTCACATTTCTCTTCCTAACTCTTCCTCGCAGCCTTCTGCAGTGAAAGTACTGACACAAAATTCTGCACCGGTTCTGATGCACAGTCAGATGCTTTCAGGTCAGATTGTTTCTTCTGGGAAGAAAATCTCTGATATAAAGGTGGAGCCGAAAGGTCTTCAGTCTACCAATATGAGCCCCCACCACTCTTCTCTTTCCGTAAAGATTAAGACAGAAGCTAATCATGTGGGCTCTGGATCCAGTGCATCGTCTGACAGAGCACTACCCCATCTCAACATTAAACAAGAGCCTCATTCACCCTGTACCACTGGGCACTCATCTCCTTTTTCCAGATCTTGTCATCCAAGTGTTACTGCTTCTCCCGCATTGACTAGCAACCCATCGGTGATGCTGGCTCCTGGGCTACCAGTGCCACCTTACATTCCCAGCATGCATCAAGAACAGACTGTTATCATGCCACCCCATAGTGTAACTCAGTCTGTGTCACTGGGCCACCTTTCACAGGGGGATGTCAGAATTAATACCCCACCTTTACCAGGAATGCAGTACAGCTTGCGGCCAGAAGCACTTCACTCCCCAAGAGCAGCTATTCAGCCTCAGATGGATGTTCGACCTCAACGATCCAACACCCCGCAGCCAGCACCTATCCGAGATATGGTACTGCCCACAATGTCTTCCCAACATGGTGCTGATGAGGACATGCACTACCACCATCCTGTTAGCCGAGGTCCTTCTCATGTTCAGTCTGATGTATTGGTTATGCAACCAGAATACCGCATGCCCGGGTCAGGAATGCGGCTCGATCCATACAGCGTCCCTCAGGACGTCATAATGCCACGTGATGTTCGCATAAGGATGCATTCTCACATCAGCGCAGTAGGAGACCACCATCAGGAGAACAGACAGTCTCGTACACCTGAGGGCCCAGTAAAGACGCCTCCGGCCAGTAAAACTCCGCAACCTGTGAAGGAATTAGCTAAGCAACCCGATGTGAAAATGCCTCATTCACAACACAATGAAGCCAGAATGCTGAGCGGACTGAACTTATCGCAGCCGGTGGTCGTTCCTCATGGTGTACCCCTCATGCATCCATCTGGAAGCTCTTTCCATGATTATCGCCCAGTCTACACTGATATCTGTTCCTATCACCCTGCTGCACAGCTTTCCCACACACCGTTCTCTGCTGCATCGCCCATCGGATTGCAATCCCGGAGCATGACGCCATCCCAG gttggTCCCGATGGAGAGCTTTCTCATTCAAACCCCCCAGGACGCAAAACTCCACAGGTCAACCAAGATCCTAAGGTAGCGCAATCATCAGTTGGTGAGCAGGCTCACCATGCAGCTATTAGCAGACACCCCGGGCAGATTGAATCTCACATCCAGCACCTCCAGAGAGCTGCTGTGGACACGTCACGGGAGACTTCCTACCCATCTCCTGTTACGATAAACATGAAGCAGGATCTGCCCTCCCCTCACCAATCCCAGAAACAAGCTTCTTTCATGTCCTCCTCTGCCGCTGCTCTCTCCAGATCTGAAGTCCCCAAACAAGAACCTCCTCAGAGATCAGTGGACATGGTGCAGCTTTTAACA aAATACCCAATAGTGTGGCAAGGCCTCCTTGCTTTGAAGAATGATACAGCTGCTGTCCAGTTGCACTTTGTATCTGGGAATAATGTCCTGGCCCACCGGTCTCTGCCCGCCCCTGAGGGAGGACCTCCCCTGAGGATTGCCCAGCGTATGAGGCTGGAAGCCACTCAGCTGGAGGGAGTCGCTCGCCGCATGATG GTGGAGAGTGACTACTGCTTGTTACTTGCACTTCCATGTGGTCGCGATCAAGAGGATGTTGTGAATCAGACAGAATCACTGAAAGCTGCCTTTATTACCTACTTACAGGCAAAGCAGGCAGCGGGCATCATCAACGTGCCCAACCCAGGATCCAACCAG cctGCTTACGTCCTGCAGATTTTCCCACCCTGTGAATTCTCCGAGAGCCATCTCTCCCGCCTGGCCCCGGACCTCCTAGCCAGCATCTCCAACATTTCTCCCCATCTAATGATCGTCATCGCCCTGGCCTGA